Proteins co-encoded in one Deinococcus radiopugnans ATCC 19172 genomic window:
- a CDS encoding DEAD/DEAH box helicase — MNFDQLIAPELAARLAERGITEASPIQEGSLPQTLEGRDLIGRARTGTGKTLAFALPIISKLEGSRERGRLPRAIVITPTRELAKQVAEEFSKTGVDLTTVTVYGGAAYAPQENALRRGVDVIVGTPGRLIDHLERGNIDLSGIQFAVLDEADEMLSVGFAEAIETILQNAPADRQTLLFSATISPEVRRLSQKYMTDPVLVDMVGSGKNQAAQTVEHLKVRVGRSRTRVLADLLTVYNPEKAIVFTRTKREADELANELIHRGLEAEALHGDLAQSQRERALGSFRSGRASVLVATDVAARGLDIPEVDLVVQYHLPQDPDSYIHRSGRTGRAGRTGTAIIMYGDRENREMSGLERVTGVRFIERPIPTPAEVAAASARAGADMIRKVDPTVAAGFQEQAEMLFSELGLEALARALAKISGVTEPAKAASLLSGEEGLTTILIHGERLSVARTVALLARNGDVDTRRLGKVRQWRGGTVADIPTEFLAKLMAANPLEGDIQIEVAKELPELFEQPTRERRDGGYQGGGRGRGGRDEGGYRGQGGGYGGRSNQGGGGYQGQGGGNRGGGQGRWSRDRDDRGGNAQPRREDFADREFVNNR, encoded by the coding sequence ATGAACTTTGACCAACTGATTGCGCCCGAACTCGCGGCGCGTCTCGCCGAACGTGGAATTACCGAAGCCAGCCCGATTCAGGAAGGCAGCCTGCCGCAGACCCTGGAAGGCCGTGACCTGATTGGCCGCGCCCGCACCGGCACCGGCAAGACCTTGGCCTTTGCCCTGCCGATCATCAGCAAGCTGGAAGGCAGCCGCGAGCGTGGCCGTCTGCCCCGCGCCATCGTGATCACCCCCACCCGCGAGCTGGCCAAGCAGGTGGCGGAAGAATTCAGCAAGACCGGTGTTGACCTGACCACCGTGACCGTCTATGGCGGCGCGGCCTACGCCCCCCAGGAAAACGCGCTGCGCCGTGGCGTCGACGTGATTGTCGGCACCCCCGGCCGCCTGATCGACCACCTGGAACGCGGCAACATCGACTTGAGCGGCATTCAGTTCGCCGTGCTGGACGAGGCCGACGAGATGCTGAGCGTGGGCTTTGCCGAGGCGATCGAGACCATCTTGCAGAACGCGCCCGCCGACCGCCAGACCCTGCTGTTCAGCGCGACCATCAGCCCCGAAGTCCGTCGCCTGAGCCAGAAGTACATGACTGATCCCGTGCTGGTGGACATGGTGGGTTCCGGCAAGAACCAGGCCGCGCAGACTGTCGAGCACCTCAAGGTGCGGGTGGGCCGCAGCCGCACCCGCGTGCTGGCCGACCTGCTGACCGTCTACAACCCCGAAAAGGCCATCGTCTTCACCCGCACCAAGCGCGAGGCCGACGAACTGGCCAACGAGTTGATCCACCGTGGCCTGGAAGCCGAGGCGCTGCACGGCGACCTGGCCCAGAGCCAGCGCGAGCGTGCCCTGGGTTCCTTCCGCAGCGGCCGCGCCAGCGTGCTGGTGGCGACCGACGTGGCCGCCCGTGGCCTGGACATCCCCGAGGTTGATCTGGTGGTGCAGTACCACCTGCCCCAGGATCCCGACAGCTACATCCACCGTTCGGGCCGCACCGGCCGCGCGGGCCGCACCGGCACCGCCATCATCATGTACGGCGACCGCGAGAACCGCGAGATGTCCGGCCTGGAGCGCGTGACCGGCGTGCGCTTCATCGAGCGCCCCATCCCCACCCCCGCCGAGGTGGCCGCCGCCAGCGCCCGCGCCGGGGCCGACATGATCCGCAAGGTGGATCCCACCGTAGCCGCCGGGTTCCAGGAACAGGCCGAGATGCTGTTCAGCGAACTGGGCCTGGAAGCGCTGGCCCGCGCCCTCGCCAAGATCAGCGGCGTGACCGAACCCGCCAAGGCCGCCAGCCTGCTGAGCGGTGAGGAAGGTCTGACCACCATCCTGATTCACGGCGAGAGATTGAGCGTGGCCCGCACCGTGGCCCTGCTGGCCCGCAACGGCGACGTGGACACCCGCCGTCTGGGCAAGGTGCGCCAGTGGCGCGGCGGCACCGTGGCCGACATCCCCACCGAATTCCTGGCCAAGCTGATGGCCGCCAACCCGCTGGAAGGCGACATTCAGATCGAAGTGGCTAAGGAACTGCCCGAACTGTTCGAGCAGCCCACCCGCGAGCGCCGGGATGGCGGCTACCAGGGCGGAGGCCGTGGACGCGGCGGGCGCGACGAGGGCGGCTACCGTGGACAGGGCGGCGGCTACGGCGGACGCAGCAACCAGGGTGGCGGTGGCTACCAGGGCCAGGGCGGCGGCAACCGTGGCGGCGGCCAGGGCCGCTGGAGCCGTGACCGCGATGACCGTGGCGGCAACGCTCAACCCCGCCGCGAGGATTTCGCCGACCGCGAGTTCGTAAACAACCGCTGA